In a genomic window of Bradyrhizobium ontarionense:
- the bchC gene encoding chlorophyll synthesis pathway protein BchC, which yields MDAIAVVLGRPRELSLQQLLLADAPDCLTVDIEWSAISTGTERLLYEGRMPQFPGMGYPLVPGYEAVGRIAHAAPHSGFRKGERVFVPGAARCFGEVKSLFGAAASRLNVPPQRVVAIDDSIGERGVLLALAATAYHALAIGGDGRAECVVGHGVLGRLLARLIMAMGGDPPVVWESNPERAVGAMGYSVIDPAQDSKRDYRLIFDASGDAGLLDSLIARLAPRGEIILAGFYSAPLTFSYPPAFMREAAIRVAAEWKHEDLLAVRNLIDAGRLSLDGLITHHAAASSAESAYRTAFDDPSCLKMVLDWRAAA from the coding sequence ATGGACGCGATCGCCGTTGTTCTGGGGAGGCCAAGGGAATTGTCGCTGCAGCAGCTGCTGCTGGCGGATGCCCCGGACTGCCTGACCGTCGACATCGAATGGAGCGCGATCAGCACCGGCACCGAGCGGCTGCTGTACGAAGGCCGCATGCCGCAATTTCCGGGCATGGGCTATCCGCTCGTGCCGGGCTACGAGGCGGTCGGCCGGATCGCGCATGCCGCACCTCATTCTGGTTTTCGAAAAGGCGAGCGCGTGTTCGTGCCGGGCGCGGCGCGCTGCTTCGGCGAGGTGAAGAGCCTGTTCGGCGCCGCCGCCTCGCGTCTCAACGTTCCTCCGCAGCGCGTGGTCGCGATCGATGACTCCATCGGCGAGCGCGGCGTGCTGCTGGCGCTGGCGGCGACCGCCTATCATGCGCTTGCGATCGGCGGCGACGGCCGCGCCGAATGCGTGGTCGGCCATGGCGTGCTCGGGCGCCTGTTGGCGCGGCTGATCATGGCGATGGGTGGCGACCCGCCGGTGGTGTGGGAAAGCAATCCGGAGCGCGCGGTTGGCGCGATGGGCTATAGCGTCATCGATCCAGCGCAGGATAGCAAGCGCGACTATCGCCTGATCTTCGATGCCAGCGGCGATGCCGGCCTGCTCGACAGCCTCATTGCTCGCCTGGCGCCCCGGGGCGAGATCATCCTCGCCGGCTTCTACAGCGCGCCGCTCACCTTCTCCTATCCGCCGGCCTTCATGCGCGAGGCGGCGATCCGCGTCGCCGCCGAATGGAAGCACGAGGACCTGCTCGCGGTACGCAACCTCATCGATGCCGGCCGGCTGTCGCTGGACGGGCTGATCACGCATCACGCGGCCGCATCGTCCGCGGAAAGCGCCTACCGGACCGCGTTCGACGATCCGTCATGTCTCAAGATGGTCTTGGACTGGAGAGCTGCAGCATGA